The Candidatus Eisenbacteria bacterium genome has a segment encoding these proteins:
- a CDS encoding helix-turn-helix domain-containing protein translates to MTTSLEVVRRADHAAVLMDPVRQRLLAHLAEPDSASGLARKLRLPRQRLNYHLRALERIGLVELVEERRKGNCVERILRASARAFLISPEALGVIGLPADEPADRWSAAYLIASAGRAIREVASLQARARREKKSIATFTVDGEIRFRSAETRAAFAQELSNAVARLTAKYHDEKAPGGRGFRFLAAIHPTPKQEPRDERDHD, encoded by the coding sequence ATGACCACGTCCCTCGAAGTCGTTCGTCGTGCCGATCACGCGGCGGTCCTGATGGATCCGGTCCGCCAGCGCCTCCTCGCCCATCTGGCCGAGCCGGATTCCGCCTCGGGCCTCGCCCGCAAGCTCCGCCTCCCCCGGCAGCGGCTCAACTACCACCTTCGCGCCCTCGAGCGTATTGGGCTCGTGGAGCTGGTCGAGGAGCGCCGCAAAGGGAACTGCGTCGAGCGTATCCTACGCGCTTCCGCGAGAGCGTTCCTGATCAGTCCCGAGGCGCTCGGGGTGATCGGACTCCCCGCGGACGAGCCTGCCGATCGCTGGAGCGCAGCCTACCTCATCGCCTCGGCAGGAAGAGCGATTCGCGAGGTGGCTTCGCTTCAGGCCCGGGCTCGTCGCGAGAAGAAGAGCATCGCGACCTTCACCGTCGACGGCGAGATCCGGTTCCGCAGCGCGGAGACGCGCGCCGCCTTCGCCCAGGAGCTGTCGAACGCGGTCGCGCGGCTCACGGCCAAGTACCACGACGAAAAGGCGCCGGGAGGACGCGGCTTCCGCTTCCTCGCGGCCATTCATCCCACCCCCAAGCAGGAGCCGAGAGATGAGCGAGATCACGACTGA